The Microcaecilia unicolor chromosome 3, aMicUni1.1, whole genome shotgun sequence nucleotide sequence GTTCTCTGAAATAGAGTAGGAttgaatatatgtgtgtatattgacttataagtgcattcactctgcagctcctcagtacctctccgctctcatctctccctacactcctccccgggaactccgttcactgggttaatctctcttatctgcacccttttcctccaccaATAACTCCAGatgccgttccttttatcttgctgcaccatatgcctggaatagacttcctgagccagaacgtcaagctccatctctggccgtcttcaaatctaagctaaaagcccacctttttgatgctgcttttaactcctaacccttattcactttgttcagaacccttattttatcatcctcactttaatattcccttatctcttgtttgtctgtcctaattagattgtaagctctgtcgagcaaggactgtctcttcatgttcaaatgtacagcgctgtgtacgtctagtagcattatagaaataagtagtagtagtaattcaatcatcaagtgcattcaaaggcattatcccaagaaacactattcatacctgtatacatagtgcccacccatattagctctgggcccacccaaaatgtcaggtctggctacgccactggtgttgaGAGATTTGCTATTGTAGTAGAGTTATGTCTGGCCAATTTTAatatatgggataatgtaattatatttaaaaatatcaatttttacattatgtatgtatgtggtttatgttgaggcagggcagctgttggcagactacttagaaatccatcctcaagtgcattctaaggcattattttgtagtatcacaagaaacatactcatacttatatacacaatacacacagtgcccacccatattacggTAGCTCTGggtccacccaaaatgtcagatctggctacgccactggtggggaCAGGGCAAAACTTTGTCTCCCGTGTCATTCACTCTGTATTCTAACCTCCTTAGCATTGAAAGGAAGACTAATCTAGAAGTGAAGTTAGTGAATTCGCGCGCTAAGCTTTATTGGGCGGTCGCCGGAAGCTCCGCCTCTCCCTCTGAAACGTCAAGATCATAGAGTTGGAGGGAGATAGGGCGTACTTCCGGTGTGTGCATGTGATCTTTATTGTGTGCTTGTGTTGTGGCGTCGGCGTTTACTGCCTGCAGTTGCTGCTGGTAGAAACGATCGCGCGTCCCCCTTCCTTTCGCGCACTAGCTTTGTCGCTGCTGTCGCCGCGTCCTGTCTAACAGCCCTCCCTCCTCCAGCGCCGCGCAGCGTCCGCTTACCGGGAGTAATAGCCGCAGCGCGGGCTTGGAAGGTCAGTGTAGGCCCCGAGTGCGCGCGGGCGATAGATGGGTGGAGGGCCCAGGCTCTTCAGGTTGCTGTCCTGGCAATGATAGGATGCGGGGAGCGGGTGCCTTACTTTTTCTCTAAAGTTGGGGTGGTGCTTTAAGTAGTGAAGTGTAAGttgcattgaacctgagctttcttgggaaaatgcggggtagatATGTCATAATAAATAGAAAAGGGGTGGTTGGCTTGCTTTGTAACGTAGAGAAGCGTGGcttaaacacagaggatccttttacggggggggggggggggggggggggagagaaaaggtgAAGGAAGGTTTAGGTATTTACCTAGGAGGGGAAAAGGGCGGTATTGATACGGTGGGCTACGTTCAAATTTTGGTTCTTTGTATCAGAAAGGGTGACGTCCCCGCTTAGTTCATGGGGTACTTTATCCCTTCAGATCAATAATAGCCTGCTACTTCGAGCAAATACCCAGCTTGTTCGGTGCTATCTGATTAAACATCAGAGGTGCTAATTTAGTGCAGATTAGTCATGAAATGGGGGTAGTGGTGGTGCCTAATTGTGAGACATGGTCCAAGCTCACAATTATTAACAGTTAACTTTTTTATAACATTATTTGTTCAAGAATAAGCGTTTCAAATGAACAGTGAGGACATAAAGCAGGTAATATTGTTGCAAAGTCTGGCATTAATATGCAACATGGAGAGGCTAGGAAACTGATAGGAAAACAGCTGGAAGAAGCATTGAGACTTTAAATCTAAAAGATATAGGCTAAAATATTCCTGGAGAAGTACAAAATGAATTGTAAAATGGTTAAGTGCAGGGGTCATAGAGACTTTCCAGAACATATTAGCAGCTTTATAACACTTTTCATCCTGGTGCAGATTTTAATAGCTGTAACTGATGTTCTCTCTTACAGCTGTTTGCAGAGCGCTGCTTTTGCCAGTACTGCGCAGATATTGAGCGTGGGGGGAAAAATGCCAGACAGGGATAACTATGTAAACAGCAGTGGCAGCGATGAAGCAGCGACCAGCACTGAAGACATCTGCAGAGATTTCCTGCGCAATGTTTGCAAGCGCGGTAAGCGTTGCAGGTTCCGCCACCCTGAAGCGGCCGAGGTATCTGACTTGGGTGTGCGCAAGAATGAGTTCATATTTTGCCATGACTTTCAGAACAAAGAGTGCGGCCGCCTGAATTGCAGGTTCATTCATGGCAGTAAGGAAGATGAGGAATACTACAAGAAATCTGGGGAGCTTCCCCCTCGCCTCCGCCAAAAAGTAGCTGAAGGCTTAGGGCTTGACCCCACAGATCTCCCCAACAGCAAAAGTGAGGTCCCAATATGCCGAGATTTCCTGAAGGGTGATTGCCAGAGAGGTACCAAATGCAAGTTCCGCCACCTTCAGAGGGATTATGAGTATGGCTATGAATATGATGCCAGAAATTTGGCCATAATGAACCCAGCTGTCCGGTTCGATCGGTATGACCCTTACGCTGGGATGTATGAGACCGAGCGCTATGATGAGCTTGACCCAGTTTTGAAGAGGAGGCGAGTGGATGGGATGCGCTTCGAGACCTATGAGTATAGCGTTACAGCGCCGCGCTCTGTTGAATACCATGTGCTGGAGGAGGAGAATGTGATGCTGCGCAAGCGTGTAGAGGACCTAAAGAAACAGGTCTCAAATCTGGTGGCCACCAATGAAGTGCTTCTGGAGCAAAATGCTCAGTTCCGTAACCAAGCAAAAGTCCTGAGTCTGAGTTCCAGTGCTACTGCCACAGAGCAAACACTAGCACCCACTGTGGGCACAGTGACCAATTACAACCACACTATTGCGCAAACACATACCACTCTAAGCAGCCAGGCACTGCAGCCACGCCCTGTGACCCAGCAGGAATTGGTGGCTCCAACTGGAGCCCCAGCTGCGCCCCAGGCCAGTGCAGCGCCCTTAATGAACCCAGAGATCACCCCGCTTTCTGCTGCCCTGGCTCAGACTATTGCACAAGGAATGGCCCCTCCTGTTTCGATGGCTCCAGTAGCAGTGTCTGTGGCACCAGTGGCTGTTTCAATGGCCCAGCCGCTGCCAGGTATTACCATGAGCCATGCCACCACACCCATGGTAACCTACCCAGTTGCATCCCAAGGCATGCGCATTACAGCTATGCCCCACTGATTCGTACAAaccattttatatttttgtagtgcagaAGGTTATTTGttaatgattttctttttttcttttgtgtagaTCGTATGATAACCACTGTGTGTGTTTGGTAGCAGGGAAtacattgccagaagatgtgagATTAAgtgtaagcaaaaaaaaaaaatgctcttttggggacggggtggggggttggagtgACTATTGGTGTAGCATGTAAAGGACATTATTTGTTGAGATTCTTTGAGATTCCAGGCAGTGGATAGCCCATCATGCAGCAGGAGGAAGAAAAGCTTGAAGGGCATTGGAATGATCTGTCATTGGTATCCAT carries:
- the ZC3H10 gene encoding zinc finger CCCH domain-containing protein 10 isoform X1; this encodes MRGRYVIINRKGVVGLLCNVEKRGLNTEDPFTGGGGGGGGEKSCLQSAAFASTAQILSVGGKMPDRDNYVNSSGSDEAATSTEDICRDFLRNVCKRGKRCRFRHPEAAEVSDLGVRKNEFIFCHDFQNKECGRLNCRFIHGSKEDEEYYKKSGELPPRLRQKVAEGLGLDPTDLPNSKSEVPICRDFLKGDCQRGTKCKFRHLQRDYEYGYEYDARNLAIMNPAVRFDRYDPYAGMYETERYDELDPVLKRRRVDGMRFETYEYSVTAPRSVEYHVLEEENVMLRKRVEDLKKQVSNLVATNEVLLEQNAQFRNQAKVLSLSSSATATEQTLAPTVGTVTNYNHTIAQTHTTLSSQALQPRPVTQQELVAPTGAPAAPQASAAPLMNPEITPLSAALAQTIAQGMAPPVSMAPVAVSVAPVAVSMAQPLPGITMSHATTPMVTYPVASQGMRITAMPH
- the ZC3H10 gene encoding zinc finger CCCH domain-containing protein 10 isoform X2; protein product: MPDRDNYVNSSGSDEAATSTEDICRDFLRNVCKRGKRCRFRHPEAAEVSDLGVRKNEFIFCHDFQNKECGRLNCRFIHGSKEDEEYYKKSGELPPRLRQKVAEGLGLDPTDLPNSKSEVPICRDFLKGDCQRGTKCKFRHLQRDYEYGYEYDARNLAIMNPAVRFDRYDPYAGMYETERYDELDPVLKRRRVDGMRFETYEYSVTAPRSVEYHVLEEENVMLRKRVEDLKKQVSNLVATNEVLLEQNAQFRNQAKVLSLSSSATATEQTLAPTVGTVTNYNHTIAQTHTTLSSQALQPRPVTQQELVAPTGAPAAPQASAAPLMNPEITPLSAALAQTIAQGMAPPVSMAPVAVSVAPVAVSMAQPLPGITMSHATTPMVTYPVASQGMRITAMPH